From Cuculus canorus isolate bCucCan1 chromosome 7, bCucCan1.pri, whole genome shotgun sequence, one genomic window encodes:
- the LOC104067891 gene encoding neuropeptide Y receptor type 4-2 has protein sequence MNKTKAFNDGFPFLNSKNWSTNRSFPVHISNQCKNITDLTVFLATSYSLETILGIVGNICLIAVIVRQKEKANVTNILISNLIISDLFMCIVCLPFTVVYTMMDYWIFGEVMCKMTSFTQCTSVTVSILSLVLIALERHQLIINPTGWRPSISQAYLGIGVIWILACLMSLPFLTTSILSNDLYKQLSHIMNFSTDKAICIDSWPSEQHRLIYTTTLLLLQYCIPLFFIILCYLRIYLRLQKRKDMFEKSEYSNRAVQLRRINILLASMVAAFAVCWLPLHVFNTIVDWNYKIISPCYHNLIFSLCHLVAMASTCVNPVIYGFLNSNFKKEVKSLILGCQHNSVNASTEEYDHLPLSTMQTEISKGSLMLNCRHNSI, from the coding sequence ATGAATAAGACAAAGGCTTTTAATGatggttttcctttcctgaacaGTAAGAACTGGAGCACAAACCGAAGCTTCCCGGTGCACATTTCTAATCAGTGCAAGAACATCACCGACCTTACTGTCTTTCTGGCCACTTCATACAGCTTGGAGACTATCCTAGGCATTGTGGGAAACATATGTCTGATTGCTGTCATTGTCCGGCAGAAGGAAAAGGCCAATGTCACCAACATACTAATTTCCAACTTAATAATTTCAGACTTGTTTATGTGTATTGTCTGTCTGCCTTTTACTGTTGTTTATACCATGATGGACTACTGGATATTTGGGGAAGTCATGTGCAAAATGACCTCTTTCACTCAGTGCACATCAGTGACGGTGTCAATTCTTTCCCTTGTCCTTATTGCTCTGGAAAGACATCAGCTCATCATAAATCCGACTGGCTGGAGGCCTAGTATCTCCCAAGCCTATCTAGGAATTGGAGTAATTTGGATTTTAGCATGTCTCATGTCCCTGCCCTTTTTGACCACATCCATCTTATCTAATGATTTGTATAAGCAGCTCTCACACATCATGAATTTTTCTACTGACAAGGCCATATGCATTGACTCGTGGCCTTCTGAGCAACACAGACTTATCTACACGACCACTTTACTGCTATTGCAATACTGCATCCCGCTGTTCTTCATTATACTTTGCTACTTGCGTATCTACTTACGtctacagaagagaaaggacatGTTTGAGAAGAGTGAATATAGCAACCGAGCAGTTCAGCTGAGaaggataaatattttgttagcGTCCATggttgctgcttttgctgtttgctgGCTACCACTGCATGTCTTCAACACCATTGTGGACTGGAATTACAAAATCATTTCCCCTTGCTACCACAATCTCATCTTCTCATTGTGCCACCTAGTAGCTATGGCTTCCACCTGTGTCAACCCTGTTATCTATGGTTTCCTGAACAGCAACTTCAAAAAAGAAGTGAAGTCTTTGATTCTGGGCTGCCAGCATAATTCAGTAAACGCATCAACGGAAGAATACGATCATTTGCCTTTATCCACCATGCAGACTGAAATTTCCAAGGGCTCACTAATGTTGAACTGCAGACATAATTCTATCTAG
- the LOC104067972 gene encoding beta-microseminoprotein-like, translating to MCLACLATGVSSDLRQDNGDQDANGCQCAKQAFKRLSEVPPSDRCLEQKFLLLFCLILVFSRTLCDAHCYLRPASKYGCLSNGNLYVFGAVWKNEDCYQCRCKTTAMICCSLVFIPKNYDRVNCVGLFHKKSCTIRVVKKTNPDIICKSTMELVNHT from the exons ATGTGTCTTGCTTGTCTAGCTACTGGCGTTTCTTCAGATTTACGCCAGGACAATGGAGATCAAGATGCCAATGGATGTCAGTGTGCAAAACAAGCCTTTAAAAGACTTTCTGAGGTGCCCCCTTCTGATCGATGTTTGGAACAG AAATTCTTGCTGCTCTTTTGCTTGATCCTTGTCTTCTCAAGGACTCTGTGTGATGCTCACTGTTACTTAAGACCAGCCAGCAAATACG GATGCCTTTCAAACGGAAACCTCTATGTTTTTGGTGCGGTGTGGAAGAATGAAGATTGTTACCAATGCAGGTGTAAGACGACCGCAATGATTTGCTGCAGCTT AGTTTTCATTCCCAAGAACTATGACAGAGTGAACTGTGTTGGCCTATTCCACAAGAAGAGCTGTACCATCCGAGTGGTGAAGAAGACCAATCCTGACATAATCTGCAAGTCTACAATGGAGTTGGTTAACCACACGTGA